Within the Miscanthus floridulus cultivar M001 chromosome 17, ASM1932011v1, whole genome shotgun sequence genome, the region gccaacattctgcaccatacaacatagcaggtctaatcatcgtcctataaaacttgccttttagcttttgtggtacccttttgtcacataggacaccagatgcttggcgccacttcatccaccctactttgattctatggctaacatcttcatcaatatccctatCTCTCTGtatcattgatcctaaatatcaaaatgtATCCTtccttttgatatttaggatcaatgctacagagagatagGGATATTAATAAAGATGCATACTACATTCACCATGAAAAATACGTTCAAAATATGTAATTACCTTTCTTTAAAAATGGCATCGTTGTAGAGATTGTTGTTGGTTGAACTTTCACCTTTAGACTGTGTTGATGTCATAAATGCAATGTATTTTGAATTGAACGATAGCATGAGTTTCACCTTATATGAATTTTTGAACTGTTGAACTCACCTTCCACCTAACTAGCTATGGAGCCTTCCTACAACTTGTGTCTGTGTCACCTCTGACTCCCCTCTAGGTCAGTTTATCATTTCCATGTTACTTAACTATGCTCTCCACCATCGCATCAGTCCCCTCCCTAGACCCTAATTTGCTAGTGGGGGAGTAATCTGATGATCAAAGCATAAAATGGATGAAGGAGTCAGGAAAATGGGTGCTCTAGTAACAACACGGCGGtaggagggggagggagagggagaggagaggcaaCGGTAGGAGGGACTATAATGACTCGGTATCAAAGAATGGGAACAAACATATATGCATTTAAAAAGTAGCATAatatatacctaataataaagaggcaaaatttatgTCATACTTTTTTTTCTACCGTACTTTTTTTTTCTGGCCTCCTCTGAATTTCTTTTCCAGTCCGGTTTCCATCCGTATTTTTATGGTTGCTCACCTATGTTCCGTCTTGCGCTCTATCACTCACTGCTTTCGGTCCACCCACCATGGCCCATTCACTAGCCTGGACGCTCTCTTCGTCTCCTAGTACTCTTCTCCAATCCGCGTGATGACGGTGCTGGTATAGGGCGTGCGGCGGCGAGCGTGGGAAGTAGGCATCGGAAATCTACGTGCCCGGCACACCATGGACGCCAGTAGGGCACTGGTGGAGGCATCCTACCGCATCCTCAGCGATGAGATGGACAGGCTCAGGGAGGACGCAGAGGTCATAGTGCTCGAAAGCAGGGTTAGGGCCGTCATCAGCGATGACATGGCGGCGGGGATGGACGGCGTCTGGAGCGTGGCCGGATGTTCCTTGCAGGGCGACCACATGCAGCTCCTGGATGTGGCTGGGGTCCTACATTGCGCCTGAGGCCGCCATCGTTGTGCACGATGCCACCGCGTGCCTCCATGGCTGGGCGAGCCACCTCAACTTCCCAAACAAAGCCGCCTAATACGCTACGGCAGACATGCCCCACCGCTATCGCTGCACTCCATGCAACGCGTCGGTGTTGGCACGGACGCCGACGCGCAGGCCACTCTCATGTCGGTGCGTGAGTGTGGTCCGTGATGCGACCGTGGTGTCCCGCCGGGGGATTAACGTTCTGGTTATAATAGGGACACCCATATGCACACCTGGTTGGGGATAACTTAGGACCCTCCTCAACTCCGATCAGGTCACTGCCAGTAGGGATTGGCCCGAGATCGGGCGCCTCTGTTGAGTGGTTTGGGGAAAAGGATGACAAAAACAATAGAAGAGAAGGAAGGGTTCCAGGTAGAAAAGCGCAAGAGTGAAAGAAAAGGTGGAAGGATCTATATGGAATTTGAGAAACGCagagattcctgatgtaaaagtGCAGCCCACGATGGATTTACTACTGGGCTGCAATCCAGGAGGTGTTGCATGTTGTTGTACAGAAAACACCCTCAACTAAGCATATGTTTCGTTTCCTAATTACATATCACATATTTAGTGATGGTTTACAAAATTCATATTCACATAGTTTGACGACGAGAAGCTCGACACCGTAAAAGAACTATTTTTAGCTACAATAATTTAAATGACATTGCTACTGTAAGAACTTTGCTTCAGCCCGTCCAAACTAAAAGCTGTGCAACGGTGCTTTTCGTAACACTTGCACAGTATGACGACAAGATTCAGGTTTTaggaaaaataatttttttctcaaatattAAATTTGTGCCATATTTTGTTTTTGAAATATATTAGAGTTGTGTGacatatagaaaaattatgatccCACTGTTTAGTTAATATATTAATTTTGTTATATCTTTTTCTAGTGAGACACGGGTATTTTTCCTATCATAGCTAAAGCACAACAATGTAGTGGAAAATAATGTGCATATAATTACTACTATTGTTTAGAAGACTCTTTCTTATACTCACTCCGCCACAAATGAAATCAACTTTTTAAAATATCTTAAGTTGAACTATTTAGGATTTGATcatatttatagaaaaatatactGTGACACGTGGTTGCAGATGGTACAGAAACACCTACTATGAATTTGACCTATAGTAATCAACGGTGGTAGGTAAAGGACGAAGGAAGCTTATCATATGAGTTGAATAAGTCTATTGGCCTACAAATACTATTGTTTTTctttctcccgttgcaacgcacaggCATCTTTGCTAGTATTAATAGTATTCCATGCGTACAATTTTTCTTTCTCGAGTTTCTCCAAATCAAAATTTGGAATTAGTTTTGACCTAACATTTATGCCTTACTCTTGTTAAAACTAAATCATATAAAGGCAAAAGAAAAAATGTTATAAATTATTTATTCGTCATAACTCATAAATCATTCTCATCACAAAAATATGGTACATTAAACTtactttttatatataaaaatatattcaattaGAACAATCTTTTCTGATTTTTTACACAATAAACAAACAGTTGACTACTTTGGAAGTAACATAGGCAAGATATTTTGTAGGCGAGATTAAAAATCTATAGTGACAAATGCATATGTTTTCATTAGTCAATGAGGCACGATGGCACACCATCCAAATGGCTTAGTCTCAACCCGTTTTTGCATCATCATATCTACAATTATATCTCTAGGCTAGAGTTATTTACTCATGACTCAAATTTGTTTTATTTCAACTTTGTAAAGAAGTTTTTCCCTTTTTATACTTCTTATTGTATCTCGTACTTATCATTATCTATAGTATTTTAAACAAGAAAAGGAGAGGGGAGGGGTGGGGTGGGGTTTGGCATGAAACATTGGTTAGACATTGTTTGTTTATAAATAGATACCCTGTGCTTCTAATCCTTCGTGAGATACCTAAAGTACTTCGGTCCTAGTAACTTCCAAAGCTCATGGATGAAAGAACGAAGTTATGCCCTATTAATGGGCTCAGTGTCATCGTTGTTGACCAAGATAAACATCATGCTAATTCTGCAAGGACCATGCTTTGTCAAGTCAATTTTCAAGGTAAGTTCCTTCCATTCTGATTTGGAAATGTACAATCCATGGAAGAAAATCCCTAATAAGAAAATAATGTTATATGCCTCTTTCTACATGTGCGAAACATAGCTTTCTAACATAAATGATTTGGCATATAGCAATGTATACTTGTGAAGTTCCTAAATTTGTTTTCATTCTAAACTATTTTTGGATAGAAGTTTCCTTCCACATACAGCGTAAaccttttttctctctttttcagcAACAGCATATACAAGTCCAATAGAAGCACTTCATTTTCTCGAGGGTCATGCACAAGAGGTTGATGTCGCTTTTGTAGCATTGCATATGGAAGAGATACATGGTTTTCAGTTCCTTGACATCGTTAGAGAGGCTCATAAAGATATTCAAGTGATTAGTAAGTGCCAATTTCATTCCTAACTGTATATCCAATTCTTTCTAATGTGTGTATTCCCATTTATTTCTTTGATATGCTTGTTATTCTCTATTTCTTTGGATGAACCTAGTAACATGTCCTAAATTTGAACCAGTGATGTCAAAGGAGGCCACACTAGATACAATGAGAAGATGTGTTGAGCTTGGTGCACGGTTTCTAGTGAACAAGCCTGTTGATGCCAACACCATACATAACATCTGGCAACATCTTGACATAAAAAATCCAGGGATGGACAATATTGTGCATTTATTACAAGGTTCAAACCAATGCAAGTTACTAATATTTCTACTTTATAAGTTGATAGAAAATTAATTGTTGCAACTTCATCGGAATCAAAAGCATACATATTTAAACCACTAGCAATGTTTTACCATATTAGTAGTATTATATTAGTACAtttaaaagaagaaaaagatACAAACATAAAAATAGTTAACCTTTCCCGTTACATTTGGACAACACCACCTGGTAAAATTAAAGGAAGTGGTGTGGTTTGGATTAGTGGGTATACAATGGTTTTGATATACAATTGATATGCGACATTTTGTATACGTGTATAGGTAATGAAGAAACACAAGGAGCAAGTCACCAGAAACATAATAATACTAATAAAACAAAGAAAGGTTATATTTGCTGGACTCCATATCTGCATGGGAAGTTCCTACGTGCACTTGAAATACTTAGAGAAGGTAACAAATTTCTTACTTGTAACATGTCCCTTTATTTCTTTGCATAGAAAGTTCTATTTAGATTAATTTGGATGGTTCCAAACTCTTTGGTCTTATATTTCAGGTGCTTGTGCTAGAAACATAGAGATTATCATGAACATCAATCGTGTTAATCGCAAACATATTGCTTCTCACATGCAGGTATGCCTATAGCAAGTATATTAAGAAAATGAAAAGGTTCAAATATATTACTCCCTCCAAGTTT harbors:
- the LOC136516168 gene encoding two-component response regulator ORR29-like, encoding MDERTKLCPINGLSVIVVDQDKHHANSARTMLCQVNFQATAYTSPIEALHFLEGHAQEVDVAFVALHMEEIHGFQFLDIVREAHKDIQVISNEETQGASHQKHNNTNKTKKGYICWTPYLHGKFLRALEILREGACARNIEIIMNINRVNRKHIASHMQDQDMLDEQARSLYVSSAYTAMQRSIQLGIMYDESQHVDVLSSDEAAKYAILITEDEAALHHNT